One Capsicum annuum cultivar UCD-10X-F1 chromosome 2, UCD10Xv1.1, whole genome shotgun sequence genomic window carries:
- the LOC107860344 gene encoding pentatricopeptide repeat-containing protein At3g50420 — protein MPPLNEATSIVTLLLNKCTSINIITKARQLHALILTSIPATSKSSYVFNNILSMYARCGSIQDAYILFDKMPERNIVSFNALISAYSRYHHLAHLAFYLFAEVQSENFRPNGLTFTSLLHACSGIKNQVLGSMLHSQCIKFGFLYDVCVQTSMLGMYSNCGVLDCAERVFCSMHDKDSVAWNTLFFGYLETGKTMEGVQLFGTMLRTGVVPTKFTYTTLLSACSRLRDRLAGQLTHSKVIVSGIAPDLPLYNALLDMYSSCRDNETALKIFRKIKKPDLVSWNSMISGYAINGDGEMAMRIFILFGRSSRFTPNEYTFASVISAAGAFPAADYGKPLHGQVEKVGFGVSVFVASTLISMYFCNGKIESVQKVFNNVLDKDVVLWTEMIAGHCRIGNAESSIRFFHGMLKEGHKADEFTLTSALSVCSEVATVRQGEMIHSLAAKTGYTAEMTVCGSLVDMYAKNGNLAAAELMFSSVILPNLICWNSMLGAYGYHGKSEDAFKVFNNILQHGLTPDDVTFISLLAACSHCGLVNHGIYFWSYMKENGLKPNLKHYSCMITLLSRAGFLEEAENVIMESPFVVESLQLWRILLSSCISKGNQTVGIRVAKQVLGIDAEDSATNVLLSNFFASTGKWSGVSEIRRKMRGLVLEKDTGLSWLEVVNNTHLFSCSDHSHPQYDGIRAELHRLQENFTRSETDNLC, from the coding sequence ATGCCACCATTGAACGAGGCCACTTCCATAGTTACACTTCTCCTCAACAAGTGCACCTCCATTAACATAATAACCAAAGCACGCCAGCTTCATGCCCTCATACTCACTTCCATACCGGCCACTTCCAAATCTAGTTATGTATTCAATAACATTCTCTCCATGTACGCTAGATGTGGGTCTATCCAAGATGCATATATCCTGTTCGACAAAATGCCTGAGAGAAACATCGTCTCTTTTAACGCCCTCATTTCTGCCTATTCTCGATACCACCACCTTGCTCATTTGGCTTTCTATTTGTTTGCTGAAGTGCAAAGTGAGAACTTTAGACCAAATGGGTTAACTTTTACTTCCCTTTTACATGCATGTTCGGGCATCAAGAATCAAGTGTTAGGCTCTATGCTTCACTCCCAGTGTATAAAGTTTGGGTTTTTGTATGATGTGTGTGTTCAAACCTCTATGCTTGGCATGTACTCAAACTGTGGAGTCTTGGATTGTGCGGAGAGAGTCTTTTGTTCCATGCATGATAAAGATTCTGTGGCTTGGAATACTCTATTTTTCGGGTATTTGGAAACTGGTAAGACAATGGAAGGCGTTCAGTTGTTCGGCACCATGTTGAGGACCGGAGTTGTTCCGACAAAATTTACTTACACAACATTGTTGAGTGCTTGTAGCAGGTTAAGAGATCGTCTTGCAGGGCAATTAACTCACTCTAAAGTAATTGTTTCAGGGATTGCACCTGATTTGCCTCTATATAATGCCCTGCTCGACATGTATTCTAGTTGTCGTGATAATGAAACAGCTTTGAAAATCTTCAGAAAAATCAAGAAGCCAGATTTGGTTTCTTGGAATTCAATGATATCGGGGTATGCAATCAATGGAGATGGAGAGATGGCAATGAGGATCTTCATCCTATTTGGAAGATCTTCTCGTTTCACCCCTAATGAATatacatttgcatctgttatttCTGCTGCAGGAGCATTTCCAGCAGCTGATTATGGGAAACCACTCCATGGCCAAGTTGAGAAGGTGGGGTTCGGTGTAAGTGTATTTGTTGCAAGCACACTTATATCAATGTACTTTTGCAATGGGAAAATTGAGTCTGTTCAAAAGGTTTTCAATAACGTCCTTGATAAGGATGTTGTCCTTTGGACTGAAATGATTGCTGGACATTGTAGGATTGGTAATGCTGAGAGCTCTATTAGATTTTTCCATGGGATGTTAAAGGAAGGCCACAAGGCTGATGAATTTACTCTTACCAGTGCCTTAAGCGTGTGTTCTGAAGTGGCAACCGTGAGGCAGGGTGAGATGATTCATTCCCTGGCTGCCAAAACAGGCTATACTGCTGAGATGACCGTTTGTGGGAGTCTAGTTGATATGTATGCTAAAAATGGAAACCTTGCAGCTGCAGAGCTTATGTTTTCCAGTGTCATCTTGCCAAATCTAATATGCTGGAACTCAATGCTTGGAGCATATGGTTACCATGGGAAGTCAGAGGATGCATTTAAGGTGTTCAATAATATTTTACAACATGGCCTGACTCCAGATGATGTTACATTTATCTCCCTGCTTGCAGCATGTAGCCACTGCGGTTTGGTGAACCATGGTATATATTTCTGGAGTTACATGAAAGAAAATGGTTTAAAACCAAACCTGAAGCATTATTCTTGCATGATCACTTTGTTGAGTCGGGCTGGATTCCTGGAGGAGGCTGAGAATGTAATAATGGAATCACCCTTTGTTGTTGAATCTCTTCAACTATGGAGAATTTTACTGAGTTCCTGCATAAGTAAAGGAAACCAAACAGTAGGAATACGCGTGGCTAAGCAGGTCTTAGGAATTGATGCAGAAGACAGTGCAACAAATGTATTGCTTTCGAACTTTTTTGCTTCAACTGGTAAGTGGAGTGGTGTTTCAGAAATAAGGAGAAAGATGAGGGGACTTGTGCTGGAAAAAGATACTGGTTTAAGCTGGTTAGAGGTTGTGAACAATACTCATCTGTTCTCTTGTAGTGATCATTCACATCCACAGTATGATGGTATAAGAGCTGAGTTGCATAGATTGCAAGAAAACTTCACGCGGTCAGAAACTGATAATTTATGTTAG